The DNA region GGAGCGAGTGAGTTGTGTGAAAATACCTTGTCACCCATGTATTCCCATAACATTGCCAATGCTGATCGACGAGGTTCTTTAAGGGCGATAGCGCCACCAAGCAAAGAAAATGGCCGCAGACTGGCGATGCGTGAAATGTTTGACGATGGGTCCAATGTGAAAAACTCACCGCCCCACAGCGAGCTATTATCACCGAGGCCATTGCCATCGCAAATGATGCCTAATAACGGTGGTTTAATAGCATGCTCTGCCATACATGACAGTAGGTGGGCGTGATGATGTTGTACGCTAACAGTCGGCAAATGGAGCGATTTAGCATAAAGGCTGCTGGCATACTCAGGGTGTTGATCCTGAGCAATCAGCTCGGGGTGGTATTCAAGCAATTGCGATAAATCAGCAATATTGTGTTTAAAACCAGTGATGCTTTCAAGGCTTTCAAGGTCACCATTGTGTTGACTGATCATGGCGTAATCACCCTTGCTAATAGCAAAGGTGTTTTTTAAATGCCCACCAACGGCCAATGTCGGCCTGTGCGGGTGTTGAGTAGATTGATTGTCCGCCAATTTGATTGTGACAGGCGCGTAGCCTCTAGCCGCACGTAGCAAAGTCGCTTCGTTATGAATGGTTTGTACAACAGAATCATCAACGGGTCGTAGAATAGGGCGATTATGAACAACAAAGAAATCAGCGATATTGGCTAGCCGGTCTAGTGCTTGTTGATTATCAATACAGATCGGTTCGTTACTAAGATTGCCACTGGTAGCAACAAGAGGGAAAGGTAAATGTCTAAGCAGTAAATGATGCAAAGGCGAGCAGGGTAGCATGATGCCAATGAGGGTATTGTCAGGCGCGACACCTTCAGCCAAGGTGGAACACGCGATTAATTTATCCATTAACACAATCGGCGCAGCTGCTGAAAGTAGCAGTTTTTTCTCCAGTGCTGAGGGTGTGGCGATGGTGTCGACTTGGGCAATGTCTCGACACATCAACGCAAATGGTTTCTCAGGACGTGATTTATGGAGTCGTAATTGTTCAATACTGGCCTGATGGGTCGCATTTGCTAACAGTTGAAAGCCACCAATACCTTTTAGCGCCACAATTTTACCCTTAGTTAATGCCTCTGATGCTTGCTTGATAGCCGTTATATTGTCAGCAAGGTATTTACCTTGATGGGTTAATAACTCAATAGTGGGGCCGCAATCTGGGCAAGCAATAGTTTGCGCATGAAAACGACGATCGCTAGGGTTCTCATATTCATTCTGGCATGCCTGACACAAGGGAAACGTGTGCATTGCTGTGCGTTCACGATCATAAGGTAATGCGTTAATAATGCTGTAGCGAGGGCCACATTGGCTGCAACTGATAAATGCATATTGATAGCGACGATTACTTGTGTCAAGCAGCTCATCGATGCAGGTGGGGCAGGTGGCAATATCGGGTGAAATAAACATCGAGTGTTGCTGACCGGCACTGTTGCGTAATTCGAATTGTTGGTAACCGCAAACAGGTAGGTTAGTTATAGTTAATGATTCTATTTTGCTGTTGATAGGAGGTTTTTTTTGCACTGTTTCAATAAACGCCTCTAACGCGCTTGGTGAGCCTTCAATATCAACCGTTACACCATCACCGGTATTGCTGGCCCATCCCTTCAGTGCTAATTGGCTGGCTTGCCGGTAGATAAAGGGACGAAAACCAACACCTTGAATTATCCCTGTGACTTGTAGTTTTTTTCTGTTAATCTGAATGCTCATGGTGTTTCCATACTATCGAACTATGGACTTGGAATGAAATCAAATTTGTGCAGGTTTAATCGCTTTGGAAAGAGATGATGGAAACCAAAATCAGTACAATTATTGATGAGCATGCGGCTGACCCCGCACGGCTGATTGATATTTTACAGGCCTTGCAAAACCACTTTGGCTTTCTTTCGACAGATACCGTTGAACAAACAGCGCATCTTCTGAATATTCCCCGTAGCCAAATTCATAGCGTTATCGAATTTTATAGTTTCCTACATTCAGAACCCGTTGGGACTTACCGCATTCTGTTAAGTGATTGTATTATTGATACCCTGCACGGTTTCCAAACAGTAATGGATGCATTTTGTCAGAAGCTTGATATTCAGCCAGAGACCATTCGCAGTGATGGCAAAGTGAGCATTGCGACCACCTCGTGCACCGGCTTTTGTGATCAGGGTCCCGCAGCACTTATTAACGGTATTGCAGTGGTCGCATTAGATACCGATCGCGTTGAGCGGATTGTTAATCTCATCGAACAAGGTGAATCAATCAGTGAGTGGCCAGCTGATTTGTTTCATAGTGAAGATAATATTCAACAACGCGGTTTTTTATTGCAACAAGGTATTGAAGCGGGATCAGCCATTAAGACCTTGCTTGATCGCGGCATTGAAAACAGCTTGATTGAGTTGGAGCAGTCTGGCCTACGTGGCTGTGGTGGTGCAGGGTTTCCTACGGTGAATAAATGGCGTTTTTGTCGACAGATCGAAGCTGATGCACATTATGTGGTTTGTAATGCAGATGAAGGTGAGCCAGGTACCTTCAAAGACCGTGTTTTGCTGAATAATTATGCCGATCAAGTGATCGAAGGGATGACGCTGTGCGGGCGTCTTATTGGTGCCTCTCAAGGCTTTATTTATTTGCGTGGAGAATATCTTTTTCTGCGACAAAAATTACAACAGATCATTGATCAACGTAGACAAATTCACTTGTTGGGTCAAGCCATTGCAGGTGTCGAAGGCTTTGATTTTGATATAGAGATTCGCATGGGTGCAGGGGCATATATTTGTGGTGAAGAATCCGCCTTGCTCGAGTCGCTGGAAGGTAAGCGAGGTGTCCCACGGATAAGACCGCCTTTTCCTGTGACGCATGGTTATCTTGATAAACCGACGGTCATCAATAATGTAGAAACATTTGCCGCAGCGGCGAAAATAGCGCTAGCAGGCGCTTCATCTTATAATCAGGTCGGTACGGAAGACTCTCCCGGAAGCCGCTTGCTAAGTATTTCTGGCGATTGTGCTCGCCCAGGTATTTATGAATATCCTTTTGGCACGACTATTGAGCAGGTCCTTATTGATTGCGGTGCTAGCCATACACGTTGTGTGCAAGTGGGTGGGCCATCGGGAGCACTGGTGGCGAACACCGATTTTAAGCGACAGATTAGCTTTGAAGATTTGCCAACGGGCGGTTCATTTATGATCTTTGATGAGAGCCGTGATCCTTTAGCAATAGCGACTAACTTTACCCATTTCTTTGCCCATGAAAGTTGTGGTTTTTGTACACCGTGTCGAGTGGGCACAACGCTGGTGAAGAACACGCTCGATAAGGTAGTTAACGGCATGGGGAGTGAGAATGACCTTGCAGAATTAAAAAAACTAAGTCATTTGCTGAAAGATTACAGCCATTGTGGATTAGGTCAAACGGCGACCAACCCAATAATGGACTCATTGACTTATTTCCCCGAGTACTATCAGGCCAAGCTTAAAGATCAGGCGTTTACCCCTGCTATTGATCTTGAACAGGCTTTACAGCAAGCACGTGTGCTGACCGGTAGAACGGATGCGGATGCCCATCTGGAGCAATTTAACGAATGAAAACGCTGTCGATAGTAATTGATGGGCAACAGGTTCCTTTTCAGCAAGGTCAGACGATTATTGAGGCTGCGTCAGCGGCTGGAATTTATATTCCTCACCTGTGTTACCAGCCCGAGTTTGCACCCCATGGTAGCTGTAAGGTTTGCGTTGTTAAGGTGAATGGTCGGGCTTGCTCTGCCTGTACAACGCCAGCGAGTGAAGGCCAAGTGGTCGATAATAATAGCGATGAAATGAATGCTTCACGTCGCAGCATTACACAAATGTTGTTTGTTGAGGGCAATCATTTATGTCCTTCTTGCGAAAAGAGTGGAGATTGTGAGTTACAAGCGCTGGCTTATCATTTAAAAATGTTCGATGCTCATTTTCCTCATTTGTTTCCCCTGCGTGAAATAGATGCCTCACACGCCGATATTATGTTGGATCGAGATCGCTGTATTTTTTGTGAATTATGTGTCCGAGCAAGTCGCGATGTTGACCAAAAAAATGTGTTTGCGATCAGTGGACGAGGTATTGAGAGCGAATTGATTGTTAATTCCCCGTCAGGGACATTACACGACAGCGACCTTGATGTGAACGATAAAGCGGCCCACGTTTGCCCAGTAGGGGCGATTTTAATTAAAAGAAAAGCATTTGATGTGCCCATCGGTGAACGTACTTATGACAAAAAGAGCATTGATGGAACAGAGCTGAATAAGGTGGAAAATGACCGCCAAAATTAGTATCGCTACAACATCACTGGCTGGTTGTTTCGGTTGTCATATGTCCTTGTTGGACATTGATGAGCGTATAACCGGTTTGGCGGAAGTGGCGGTGTTTGATCGTTCGCCATTGACTGATATAAAAAATTGTCATCATTCAGATATAGGCTTGATAGAAGGTGGGGTCTGCAATGCGGAAAATGTGCATGTATTACGAGAATTTCGAAAAAACTGTAAGACCTTGATTGCTGTTGGGGCCTGTGCCATTAATGGCGGGCTGCCGGCATTGCGCAATAAGATATCGCTAAAAGAATGTCTTGAAGAGTCGTATATTGATGGGCTTGGCGTAGTGAATCCGCAAATCCCTAATGACCCAGAACTGCCTTTGTTATTAGACAAGGTTTATCCGGTTCATGAAATCGTCAAGGTTGATTATTCGCTACCAGGCTGCCCACCATCAGCTGATGCGATATGGACATTTATTACCGATTTACTTGCAGGGCGCGAACCGACCTTGCCAGGCGAACTAATGCATTATGATTAATGAGATGTTGAACTTATGAGCACGACAGACCAGCAAGCATCTAATTCGGAGTCACTGCGACGAGTTGTTATTGACCCTGTTAGCCGTGTAGAAGGGCATGGCAAGGTTACGTTACTGTTAGATGAAAACAATCATGTCGCGCAAGCGCGCTTACATATTGTTGAATTCAGGGGCTTTGAGCGTTTTATTCGAGGCCGCCCCTACTGGGAGCTACCGGTTTTAGTGCAACGTTTATGTGGAATTTGCCCTGTTAGCCATCATTTAGCTGCGGCAAAAGCCATTGATCAATTAGTCGGTGTGGATCAACTAACGCCTTCGGCAGAAAAGCTGCGTAAGTTGCTACACTTCGGCCAGGTGTTACAGTCACATGCGTTACACTTTTTTTATTTAGCCTCACCTGACTTGCTATTTGGTTTTAGCAGTGACAAAAGTAAACGCAATATCCTTGGTTTATTAGCTGACTACCCTGAACTTAGCATGCAGGGCATTAAACTGCGAAAATTTGGTCAAGAAGTGATTCGGATTGTTACTGGTAAACGCATACATGGAACGGGGGCTATTGCAGGTGGAATGAATAAATCATTAACGCCTGATGAGGTTAATTATTTACTGAATGATATTGATGATGTTATTGAGTGGAGTAAGGCAGCGGTTAAGTTAGCGGCTGATATTCATTTAGCGGATGTCCCTTTTAACAATGAATTTGCCACCATCAAAAGTGGCTTTATGGGGTTGACCGGCTCTTCTGGTGAGTTGGAGCTTTATCATGGCGGTTTACGCGGTATAGATCGTAACGGTCATCCTGTGTTCGACCATTTTGATTACCGTCATTATCATCAAGTGATCCACGAGGAAGTGAAGCCGTGGACTTATATGAAGTTTCCATTTTTTGAGTCATTAGGTGTAGATGATGGCTGGTACCGTGTTGGACCCTTAGCCCGAGTTAACTTGTGTGACCTCATTACTACGCCTGCTGCTGAGCAGGCGCGTGTGGCATTTAAAGCTCAAGCAGGGGGTGATGCGATGGGAATGGTACAAAGCTCACTCGCTTTTCATTGGGCCAGAATGATTGAAATTCTTCATTGCGCCGAATCAATTAAAGCACTGTTGCATGACGCCGACTTGCAGGGGAAAGATTTAGTTGTTACGGGTGAAAAACGGTTGGAAGGTATCGGGGTGATTGAAGCACCGCGTGGCACCTTGTTTCATCATTATGAAATTAACGAAGATGATATTGTGACAAAAGCCAATCTAATCGTTTCAACCACGAGCAATAACCAGGCAATGAATGAATCTGTGCGGCAGGTTGCCGCCCGTTATTTGGATGGTCAGGAACTGACAGAAGGGCTGTTAAATTATATCGAAGTAGCCATTCGTGCTTATGATCCTTGCTTGTCTTGCGCCACTCATGCTCTTGGTAAAATGCCATTACAGGTGGAGTTACGCGATGTTGAAGGAAAGTTATTACAGCAACTGGTTAAAAATAGTCAGGGTGAAGTAAGTGGCTAAGCTGCTGATTATTGGTTATGGCAATCCAGCGCGAGGTGATGATGGCTTAGGGCCTTTAGTTGCCGAACATATTGAATCGCTTAAGTCGCTAAGACATTGGCAACATATCGATGTGTTAACGGCGTACCAATTACAAATAGAAAACGTCATGGACTTGGTCGATTATCAAACCGTATTGTTTATTGATGCAGATAGCCAAATCAATAGCCCCTATCTTCTAACGCGTTGCCAGCCTGAAGTCGGGCAAAGTTATACCTCGCACGCATTGACACCAGATGCGTTATTAGCGGTTTACCAGCAGGTGTATAAAACAGCACCACCAGCCTGTTATTTATTGAAAATGGCTGGTTATGCATTTGAGTTAGGTCAGCCATTGTCGTCGATAGCCACTGATAACCTACGGTTAGCAAAGGACTTTGTTGAGCACTGTTGTCAACGGTCAGAGCAAAGCGTGCTATTTGATGATCATGAAATGATGGAGCTTAGTACTGCTTATGCATGAACTATCGTTGTTAGAGGGTGTACTAAGCATTATTGATGATAATGCAGACACTCAGGGCTACACATCAGTAAAAAAAGTGTGTTTAGAAATTGGAGCGCTTTCGTGTGTTGAGCCAGAGGCATTGCGATTTGGTTTTGATATAGTGATGAAAAATAGCGTAGCCGACGGCGCGATTCTGGATATTGTAACCATGCCAGGGCAGGCAATATGCCAACAATGTGGTTGCGAAACAAAAGTTTTTGAACTACATACGCCTTGTCCCGACTGCCAATCCTTTAGCTTGGATATCCAGTCTGGACTGGAGATGCGAGTGAGAGACTTGATTGTTAATTAGGAGAGATTTATGTGTACCACTTGTGGCTGCGGTTCGACTGAAACAGTAAACCATCAACATACTAGCAAAGAGAATGCAACTGATACGGCTGATCTTCGATTGGTGCAATTAGAAAAGGATGTGCTGGGAAAAAACAAACGCTATGCAGCAAAAAATAGACAGTATTTACAGCAACATGAGATTTTTGCATTGAATATTATCTCCAGTCCAGGCTCTGGTAAAACTTCATTATTAACGGCAACGATTGATGCGTTGAAAGATCAGCTGGACATTAATGTGATTGAAGGCGATCAGAGCAGTCAACTGGATGCTGAGCGCATTCGCAATTCTGGCGCGAAGGCTATTCAGATTAATACCGGTAAGGGTTGTCACTTGGATGCTCATCAGGTGGGGCATGCCATTGAGGACTTAAACCCAGCAGATAAAGGCGTGTTATTTATCGAAAATGTAGGCAATCTGGTCTGTCCGGCACCATTTGATCTTGGCGAGGCCTACAAGGTCGTTATGCTGTCAGTAACCGAAGGCGAAGACAAACCGCTTAAATACCCAGATATTTTTTATGCAGCGGATTTGATGATCATTAATAAAACTGATCTGTTGCCCTATGTTGATTTCAATATGGATAAATGTGTCGAATACGCTAAGCAGATCAATCCGAACTTAATAATTATTGAACTCTCAGCGACAAAGGGCGATGGTTTAAGCGAGTGGGTGCAATGGATCAAGGCGCAACGAACATTAAAGGCTGTTTAGGCGCGTCACTGAAATTTATAACGAACATTGTGCATAACCCACAGTAGATGATTAAAACAATCAATTTTAATATTATTTAGCAGAACCTGTTGGAGAAGAGGCTAGAGCACCAATCACAAGAAAACTCATCACATTAGCCAAGCAGTTGTAAGTCCAACTGCAGACGCAGCCAATAATGGCAGTAGAACGCGCATCCCCAGCCCCGGGCCGCCAATAAAGCTGGCTAATAATGCTTTAACAAGCGTGTTTGACGATGCAGCAATAACAATGCCCAATGCGGCGAGGTTGACTGATAAATCGGTGGTACTCATTCTAGACAGTGCCAGGTTAATCGGGTCCACATCGGCAATGCCCGATATCATTGCCATCAAATAAATACCCGCTTCACCAAAATAATCAATCGCTGCCTTACTTAACAAGATGACGAGCACCAATAAAGCGCCGAAAAACAGTGCAGATTTTAGCTCTAGTGGATTAATCAAATGGGTCATCTTAGCGGGTGTCTGAGCGGCTTTTTTATGCCAGATGACAAGTGATGATAATAAAACCACAGCCATCATAACTGACATGGGAACCAGTAGTTTACTGAACAGCGCTGGATTGATAAGGCTAGAAACCAATAGAACACGAGGAAACATGGTGCCACAGGCAAGTAAGATACCTGCCGCTAGCAGGTTCCTCATGGTCTCTTGCTTTTGGGATAACCGAGCATAATGCAAGGTCAAGGCAGTGGATGATGCCATACCTGCTGCTAGTGCAGTTAAGATGACCCCTCTGCTTGGCCCAGCTATCTTCATCGCAAAATAACCGCTGAATGAAATGCTTGCGATGAGAACAACCATCCACCATATTTCATAGGGATTTAAAGCTTGCCAAGGCCCATAACCACGGTCGGGGAGGATAGGCAGAAGAACGACAGAAATAAGAAGAAGTTGCAAAGCGGCATGCAGTTCCTTTTTTTCTAGTTTTTTTAACCAGCCATGTAATGCCTCTTTATATCGTAATAATATTGCTGTCAGTACAGCGATAGATGCTGCCAGATCTACATGCTCTAGGGTAGCAAATACGCCCAATATAAAGGTCAGCAGCATTGTAATGAGGCTGGTAATGCTGGCATCTTCGCTATTGTTTCGCTGCACTGTATAGGCCGTTGCTACGGTGATAGAGAATCCCAAAAAAATAAAACCTAATACCATTGCATCAAGGTACTGTGACAGCAAACCAGCTCCGCCACCCAGAAGCCCTGTCAGACCATATGTTCGCAGGCCAGCTATCCTTTCACCGTCTTTTGCTTCACGGGATTTCCAGCCACGTTCGGCACCGATAAGAAGACCTATAGCTAGCGCTATGCCCATAAGCGTTATCTGTTTAGCATCAACAAAACCGTTCACTTTTTTCTCCAGTGGTTGGCTTATAGAAGGTTGTAGTATGTATAAAGTTGGATTTTTCCATCACTCTCCTTTCATTTTTTGGAATGCGAGCCGCATCTGTTTTTCTGCCTCAATAATAGTAAACAGTGCGATACCAACCGCGATAATGATAAGACCGTCTAAGAAGGGGATAGACTCAGTGGAAAAAATTGTTTGTAGTAACGGCAAATAGGTAATAGCAAATTGTGCAATCGTTATGGAGATAACAACAGCCCAGACGACTTTGGTGCCGCGTACTCCCTGCCAAGTTAATGAGGCACTATAAATGTTTCGAATAAAAAACAGATGAAAGATTTCCATCACGACCAAGGTGTTTAGCGCGATGGTTCTTGCTAAATTGACTGAATAACCATTATCTATGGCGTAGCTGTAAGTGCCAAAGACGCCACAGAGAAACAGAAACGATACTAGTACGATATGCCAAAGCAAACCACCATTTAATAGTAGTTCATGACGTGATCGCGGTGGTCGCCGCATGGTGTTTTTCTCGGTGGGTTCAAACGCCAAAGCAATGCCCAGTGTTATGGCGGTAATCAGGTTAACCCATAGAATTTGAATCGGGGTGATCGGTAGCGTCATTCCCAAAAGCAAGGCTAATACGATTGTCATGGCTTCACCGGCGTTGGTCGGTAGCGTCCAGCTGAGGACTTTTTTTAAGTTATCGTATACCGTGCGACCTTCGCGTACAGCGGCCACAATGGAAGCAAAGTTGTCATCGGCTAATACTAGGTCTGCTGCTTCTTTTGCCGCTTCACTGCCCTTTAACCCCATGGCAATACCGGCATCAGCTCTCTTTAGCGCGGGTGCATCGTTAACACCATCACCAGTCATCGCAACGGTCTTTCCGTGGGCTTGTAAGGCCATGACCAAGCGTAATTTATGCTCTGGGTTGGTGCGGGCAAATATATCGCATTCTAATATTGCTTGACTCAGTGCTGTGTCATCAAGTTCATCAAGCTCTTTACCGCTGAGGACTTTAGTCGTGTTTTGTAGACCAACCTGCTTACCGATGGCAGCAGCTGTTTTCGTGTGATCACCAGTAATCATTTTTACTTGTATGCCAGCATCATGACACTCTGCTACCGCTGTAATGGCCTCTTGTCTGGGCGGGTCAATCATTCCCAACATGCCAATCAACGTTAACGAACCCGATACCTCTGCATGTTCTAATACTGTGTGTGCTGGTGAAGTGGGATTAACCGCAATCGCCAGTACACGTTGACCGAGTGCGGCAATGGCGTCTGCCTGCTCGCTCCAATAAACGGTATCTAAAGGTTCAGTGCCACCATTGGCGCTTCGTTGATTTGCGCACATGGCGAGCATACGTTCTGGCGCACCCTTTACATGTATAGAAGCGTGATGCTCATGATCGTGATTGAGTGTTGCCATAAACTGATGTTTAGCGTCAAAAGGAATGGCATCGGTTCGCGCCCAGCTAACTTGTTCTTGACGGGTATTCAAATCCATTTTTCCGGCGAAGCTTAGTAGCGCGCCTTCCATTGGGTCGCCTTCAACAATCCAGGCCCCATTGTGTTCGCGCAGCGAGGCATCATTGCAGAGTATTGAGGCGCGGGCCAACTCTTCCAGTACGGCGTGTTCCGCTGGAGACACAAAAGCGTCCTCCAGCATGAGTGAACCTTTGGGTTCATAGCCACTACCTTCTAGGGTAAAAAGATGGCTGTGAGTGAGTACAGAGGAAACCATCATTTCATTGCGAGTTAGGGTGCCAGTTTTATCTGTGCAAATGACTGATACCGACCCAAGCGTTTCTATGGCAGGCAAGCGTCGTACGATGGCGTTGCGCTGAGCCATGGCTTGCACACCAATAGCCAAGGTAATAGTAAGGACTGCTGGTAGGCCTTCAGGAATCGCCGCCACAGAAAGCCCCACTACAGCCATGAATATCTCAGTAAAATCGTAATGTGCAACAAAGTAGCCGAATGCCAATAAGATCACAGCGATGACAAGAATCAAAATGGTCAGCCATTTGGCAAACACATTCATCTGTGTCACTAACGGTGTTGTCAGCGTTTCGATTTGCGATAGTAGTCCACTGATTCGACCGATCTCAGTGTCTGACCCTGTCGCCACTATCACCCCTTTGCCCTGACCACTAGTGACGAGGGTGCCGGAGTAAGCCATACAGCTACGGTCTCCTAAGGCGGCATTCTCGGCAACTGAGTGTGTGTGTTTATCCACTGGTACAGATTCACCGGTTAAAATTGCTTCTTGCACAGTTAATCCATGTGCGTTAATTATTCGAAGGTCAGCGGGCACTTTATCACCGGCCTCCAGTATGACGATATCGCCGGGAACCAATTGCTCGCCAGCGATATTGGCGCGCTCTCCAGCACGAACAACATTGGCTTGAGGCGCTAGCATATGGCGGATGGCATCCATAGCCTGTTCGGCTTTTCCTTCTTGCATAAAGCCGATAATGGCGTTAACAACGACCACCGTCAAAATAACCCAAGTATCGACCCAATGACCTAGAAGGGCGGTAATTAGAGCAGCGCCGAGTAGTACATAGATAAGGATATTATGAAAATGCAGAAGAAAGCGTACCAAGGAGTTACGACGGGGTGCTTGTGGCATTCGGTTGGGACCATGGGTGGAAAAACGAGCTTCAGCGTCGATTTTAGTCAAGCCGTTTTGTGAGGAGCCTAGGGCCTCCAGTGTAAGGTCGGAGGAAATTCCATGCCAATTAGTCTTTGACGACGCACCTGTGTTTTTCATATTTGCCCATTGTTAGCGTATAAAAAAATATCAACGTTGGTAAGCACCTTATCTATCATCCTAACAGATCTTGTATAAACTGCTTATTGGAAAAAAATCGGTTCTGGTAAGTGGGAGTGACCGGCAAAGTTTAATTTAATCGTTTTTCAGACACCGCATCGGATTCGCTATTATTTCGATCTATTTTCTTTTGTTCTTGAAATACCCCAGCTATACTATTTTCAGCTTGAGGTTTCTAAAACTAAGGTACATGGAAAGTTAAAATAATGAGAACAGTGGTTGTAGCGAGTACAATTTTTATATTCTGGTTTATGCTCTCAGGGCATACCGAAACGTTGTTGATCGGGTTAGGTGTTTTATCTACGGTGATCAGTGTCTATCTTGCAAGGCGAATGGATATTATTGATCATGAAAGTTACCCTTTTCATCTAAGTTTACGCTTGTTACATTATTACTTTTACTTAGGAGCGGAAATTATTAAATCTAATATTGATGTGGCGAAACGGATTCTGACGCTTGGGCCTGTTAATATTAGTCCGCAAGTTGTTACACTTCGCGCCAGTAAAGAAACTGACTTAAGTAAAGTTATTTATGCTAATGCGATTACGCTGACACCAGGCACTGTGACCTTGAAGTTATCAGACGATGAAATTGAAGTACATGCGTTAAGTAAAGAAGGCGCTGCTCATTTAAAATCGGGTGAGATGGGCAAGGCGGTTCCTGATATGCCAGAACACGCTTTATGATGTACGCTGCCGCAACACTCGCCATTTTAGTTGTTATTTTATTGCCCTTGGTAAGAGCTTTACTGGGGCCAACGGTTTATGACCGTATTGCGGCAATGAATATGTTGGGCACTAAAACAATTTTATTAATTGCTGTCTATGCCTTTTTGACTGATCGACATGACTTGCTTGATATTGCGTTGGTTTACGCGCTGATTAACTTTATTGGCGTGGTTGCTGTTTTAAAATTAATTGAGCAGGGTAATTTTTATACTGAAGGTAAGACGGTAGTTAATAACGAACAGAAGATGAAAGAAAAATGATGATGGATATACTCAGCTGGGTCTGTTTAGCATTGGGTAGTTTTCTGGGTATTGTTGGTGGTATCGGTATACTGCGTTTCCCTGATTTTTATACAAGACTTCATGCCGTTGGTATTACAGACACCTTATGTGCAGGACTTTTTTTATTAGGGTTAGCTTTTCAGGCAGGCTTAACAATAGCCAGTTTTAAATTATTTCTAATTTTCGTGTTTATTTTTTTTACTAGTCCTACTGCCTCACATTCCCTCGCTAATGCGGCTATGTTGGGTGGGCTTAAACCTAAACTTTCAAACGACGACACAACGGATTCAAGCAAGTTGGGTGATCAATGATAGATAATGTTGTTGATATTATATTGCTCAGCCTTATTGCCATCCATGCGATTGCGATTATTCGTCTGAAAAGTATAT from Cycloclasticus pugetii PS-1 includes:
- the hypF gene encoding carbamoyltransferase HypF; the protein is MSIQINRKKLQVTGIIQGVGFRPFIYRQASQLALKGWASNTGDGVTVDIEGSPSALEAFIETVQKKPPINSKIESLTITNLPVCGYQQFELRNSAGQQHSMFISPDIATCPTCIDELLDTSNRRYQYAFISCSQCGPRYSIINALPYDRERTAMHTFPLCQACQNEYENPSDRRFHAQTIACPDCGPTIELLTHQGKYLADNITAIKQASEALTKGKIVALKGIGGFQLLANATHQASIEQLRLHKSRPEKPFALMCRDIAQVDTIATPSALEKKLLLSAAAPIVLMDKLIACSTLAEGVAPDNTLIGIMLPCSPLHHLLLRHLPFPLVATSGNLSNEPICIDNQQALDRLANIADFFVVHNRPILRPVDDSVVQTIHNEATLLRAARGYAPVTIKLADNQSTQHPHRPTLAVGGHLKNTFAISKGDYAMISQHNGDLESLESITGFKHNIADLSQLLEYHPELIAQDQHPEYASSLYAKSLHLPTVSVQHHHAHLLSCMAEHAIKPPLLGIICDGNGLGDNSSLWGGEFFTLDPSSNISRIASLRPFSLLGGAIALKEPRRSALAMLWEYMGDKVFSHNSLAPISAFTEEEKALLQAMLNRRINSPRSSSLGRLFDCVASLLDLCQVSSYEGQAAQRLEQCFAATASDDYYRVLWQQDKELARFDWQPLLSDIIDDLNNAVPKPLIACKFHNTLVEMMVDMTHKSGQKRVILSGGSFQNRYLSETLICRLSALNIKVYWQQKLPCNDGGLALGQLLAAANRGTQNVLGNSR
- a CDS encoding NAD(P)H-dependent oxidoreductase subunit E, whose product is MMETKISTIIDEHAADPARLIDILQALQNHFGFLSTDTVEQTAHLLNIPRSQIHSVIEFYSFLHSEPVGTYRILLSDCIIDTLHGFQTVMDAFCQKLDIQPETIRSDGKVSIATTSCTGFCDQGPAALINGIAVVALDTDRVERIVNLIEQGESISEWPADLFHSEDNIQQRGFLLQQGIEAGSAIKTLLDRGIENSLIELEQSGLRGCGGAGFPTVNKWRFCRQIEADAHYVVCNADEGEPGTFKDRVLLNNYADQVIEGMTLCGRLIGASQGFIYLRGEYLFLRQKLQQIIDQRRQIHLLGQAIAGVEGFDFDIEIRMGAGAYICGEESALLESLEGKRGVPRIRPPFPVTHGYLDKPTVINNVETFAAAAKIALAGASSYNQVGTEDSPGSRLLSISGDCARPGIYEYPFGTTIEQVLIDCGASHTRCVQVGGPSGALVANTDFKRQISFEDLPTGGSFMIFDESRDPLAIATNFTHFFAHESCGFCTPCRVGTTLVKNTLDKVVNGMGSENDLAELKKLSHLLKDYSHCGLGQTATNPIMDSLTYFPEYYQAKLKDQAFTPAIDLEQALQQARVLTGRTDADAHLEQFNE
- a CDS encoding 2Fe-2S iron-sulfur cluster-binding protein, whose product is MKTLSIVIDGQQVPFQQGQTIIEAASAAGIYIPHLCYQPEFAPHGSCKVCVVKVNGRACSACTTPASEGQVVDNNSDEMNASRRSITQMLFVEGNHLCPSCEKSGDCELQALAYHLKMFDAHFPHLFPLREIDASHADIMLDRDRCIFCELCVRASRDVDQKNVFAISGRGIESELIVNSPSGTLHDSDLDVNDKAAHVCPVGAILIKRKAFDVPIGERTYDKKSIDGTELNKVENDRQN
- a CDS encoding NADH-quinone oxidoreductase subunit B family protein — encoded protein: MTAKISIATTSLAGCFGCHMSLLDIDERITGLAEVAVFDRSPLTDIKNCHHSDIGLIEGGVCNAENVHVLREFRKNCKTLIAVGACAINGGLPALRNKISLKECLEESYIDGLGVVNPQIPNDPELPLLLDKVYPVHEIVKVDYSLPGCPPSADAIWTFITDLLAGREPTLPGELMHYD
- a CDS encoding Ni/Fe hydrogenase subunit alpha, yielding MSTTDQQASNSESLRRVVIDPVSRVEGHGKVTLLLDENNHVAQARLHIVEFRGFERFIRGRPYWELPVLVQRLCGICPVSHHLAAAKAIDQLVGVDQLTPSAEKLRKLLHFGQVLQSHALHFFYLASPDLLFGFSSDKSKRNILGLLADYPELSMQGIKLRKFGQEVIRIVTGKRIHGTGAIAGGMNKSLTPDEVNYLLNDIDDVIEWSKAAVKLAADIHLADVPFNNEFATIKSGFMGLTGSSGELELYHGGLRGIDRNGHPVFDHFDYRHYHQVIHEEVKPWTYMKFPFFESLGVDDGWYRVGPLARVNLCDLITTPAAEQARVAFKAQAGGDAMGMVQSSLAFHWARMIEILHCAESIKALLHDADLQGKDLVVTGEKRLEGIGVIEAPRGTLFHHYEINEDDIVTKANLIVSTTSNNQAMNESVRQVAARYLDGQELTEGLLNYIEVAIRAYDPCLSCATHALGKMPLQVELRDVEGKLLQQLVKNSQGEVSG